In Oncorhynchus mykiss isolate Arlee unplaced genomic scaffold, USDA_OmykA_1.1 un_scaffold_576, whole genome shotgun sequence, one DNA window encodes the following:
- the LOC118959991 gene encoding polysialoglycoprotein-like, translating into MGRHYLLITQTIFIIMGGVRELLLVVMTVGVVKVSCYPVGKSQKQDQVSLQRRLGELSSNDVSIVHALALLRSIGSDAKQAREEYLETNEVESQASPNHGSSPANDALSSEEKLRRVSSDDATSDAATGPSGDDATSEAATGPSGDDATSGAATGPSGDDATSGAATGPSGDDATSGAATGPSGDDATSGAATGPSGDDATSGAATGPSGDDATSGAATGPSGDDATSGAATGPSGDDATSGAATGPSGDDATSGAATGPSGDDATSGAATGPSGDDATSGAATGPSGDDATSGAATGPSGDDATSGAATGPSGDDATSGAATGPSGDDATSGAATGPSGDDATSGAATGPSGDDATSGAATGPSGDDATSGAATGPSGDGATSGAATGPSGDGATSGAATGPSGDDAMDI; encoded by the exons ATGGGAAGACATTACCTGTTGATAACACAGACTATTTTCATCATCATGGGAGGTGTGAGAGAATTGCTGCTCGTTGTAATGACTGTGGGGGTTGTCAAAG tttcttgttaccctgttggaaagtcccagaagcaagatcaagtctctctgcagaggagacttggag agctgtcatcaaatgacgtctccattgtgcatgccctggccttgctccgatccatagggtctgacgctaaacaagccagagaag AGTATTTAGAGACCAATGAAGTAGAATCCCAAGCTTCTCCAAACCATGGTAGCTCTCCGGCAAATGATGCCCTGTCCTCTGAGGAGAAGCTGAGGCGCGTGTCCTcggacgacgccacctctgacgctgcgaccggcccgtctggcgacgacgccacctctgaagctgcgaccggcccgtctggcgacgacgccacctctggagctgcgaccggcccgtctggcgacgacgccacctctggagctgcgaccggcccgtctggcgacgacgccacctctggagctgcgaccggcccgtctggcgacgacgccacctctggagctgcgaccggcccgtctggcgacgacgccacctctggagctgcgaccggcccgtctggcgacgacgccacctctggagctgcgaccggcccgtctggcgacgacgccacctctggagctgcgaccggcccgtctggcgacgacgccacctctggagctgcgaccggcccgtctggcgacgacgccacctctggagctgcgaccggcccgtctggcgacgacgccacctctggagctgcgaccggcccgtctggcgacgacgccacctctggagctgcgaccggcccgtctggcgacgacgccacctctggagctgcgaccggcccgtctggcgacgacgccacctctggagctgcgaccggcccgtctggcgacgacgccacctctggagctgcgaccggcccgtccggcgacgacgccacctctggagctgcgaccggcccgtccggcgacgacgccacctctggagctgcgaccggcccgtccggcgacgacgccacctctggagctgcgaccggcccgtccggcgacgacgccacctctggagctgcgaccggcccgtccggcgacggagccacctctggagctgcgaccggcccgtccggcgacggagccacctctggagctgcgaccggcccgtctggcgacgacgccatggATATCTGA